A stretch of Pseudomonas sp. 7SR1 DNA encodes these proteins:
- a CDS encoding sulfite exporter TauE/SafE family protein: MLELALQLVSAVILGLLGGGHCLGMCGGLMGALTLAIPKEQRSRRLRLLLAYNLGRILSYATAGLLIGLAGWAVANSAAAMILRVLAGLLLIAMGLYLAGWWSGLTRIESVGRGLWRLIQPVANRLLPVSSLPRALLLGALWGWLPCGLVYSTLLWSASQGNALDSALLMLAFGLGTWPVLLATGLAAERVTALLRKRSVRVAGGLLVMVFGLWTLPGPHQHWLMGH; encoded by the coding sequence ATGCTTGAGCTGGCGCTGCAACTGGTCTCGGCGGTCATTCTCGGCCTGTTGGGCGGTGGGCACTGCCTGGGTATGTGCGGCGGCCTCATGGGCGCCCTGACCCTGGCGATTCCCAAGGAACAGCGCAGCCGGCGCTTGCGGCTGCTGCTGGCGTACAACCTGGGACGGATCCTGAGCTATGCCACCGCCGGACTGCTGATCGGCCTGGCCGGCTGGGCTGTCGCCAACAGCGCAGCGGCGATGATCCTGCGGGTCCTGGCCGGCTTGCTGCTGATCGCCATGGGCCTGTACCTGGCGGGCTGGTGGAGCGGCCTGACCCGTATCGAAAGCGTCGGTCGCGGGCTGTGGCGGCTCATCCAGCCCGTCGCCAATCGCTTGCTCCCTGTTTCGAGCCTGCCTCGGGCCCTGCTGCTGGGCGCGTTATGGGGCTGGCTGCCGTGCGGCCTGGTCTACAGCACCCTGTTGTGGTCGGCGAGCCAGGGCAACGCGCTGGACAGCGCGCTCTTGATGCTTGCCTTCGGCCTCGGCACCTGGCCAGTACTGCTCGCCACGGGCCTGGCGGCAGAGCGCGTCACGGCGCTGTTGCGCAAGCGCAGCGTGCGCGTGGCCGGCGGGCTGCTGGTGATGGTCTTCGGCCTCTGGACCCTGCCGGGGCCGCACCAGCATTGGCTCATGGGGCACTGA
- the hemN gene encoding oxygen-independent coproporphyrinogen III oxidase — MLDAIRWDPDLIRRYDLAGPRYTSYPTAAQFTSQVGTFDLLHALRESRKALRPLSLYVHVPFCANICYYCACNKVITKDRGRAHAYLQRLEQEIQLIGCHLDPTQRVEQLHLGGGTPTFLSHDELRQLMAKLRKHLNLQDDDSGDYGIEIDPREADWSTMGLLRELGFNRVSIGVQDLDPAVQRAVNRLQSLDETRAVIEAARTLQFRSINIDLIYGLPKQTPENFARTVQEIIQLQPDRLSVFNYAHLPERFMPQRRIDSQDLPSPVQKLAMLQGTIEQLTAAGYRYIGMDHFALPDDDLAIAQEEATLQRNFQGYTTHGHCDLIGLGVSAISQIGDLYCQNNSDLNQYQNTLADGQLATSRGLLCTADDRLRRAVIQQLICHFNLEFAEIERAFDIDFVEYFASVWPSLQVMADDGLIELDSEHIRVLPAGRLLVRSVCMVFDAYLEQQNRQRFSRVI; from the coding sequence ATGCTCGACGCCATTCGTTGGGACCCAGACCTGATCCGCCGCTATGACCTGGCGGGGCCTCGCTACACCTCGTACCCGACCGCGGCGCAATTCACCAGCCAGGTGGGGACCTTCGACCTGCTCCACGCCCTGCGCGAGAGCCGCAAGGCATTGCGGCCACTGTCGCTGTACGTGCACGTGCCGTTCTGCGCGAACATCTGCTACTACTGCGCCTGCAACAAAGTCATCACCAAGGACCGGGGCCGTGCCCACGCCTACCTGCAGCGCCTGGAACAGGAAATCCAGCTGATCGGTTGCCATCTGGACCCGACCCAGCGCGTGGAACAGTTGCACCTGGGCGGCGGCACGCCAACGTTCCTCAGCCATGACGAGTTGCGCCAGTTGATGGCCAAGCTGCGCAAGCACCTGAATCTGCAGGATGACGATTCCGGCGACTACGGCATCGAGATCGATCCACGGGAAGCCGACTGGTCCACCATGGGCCTGTTGCGGGAACTGGGATTCAACCGGGTCAGCATCGGCGTGCAGGACCTCGACCCTGCCGTGCAGCGGGCCGTCAATCGCCTGCAAAGCCTGGATGAAACCCGCGCCGTGATCGAGGCGGCCCGCACCTTGCAATTTCGCTCGATCAACATCGACCTGATCTACGGCCTGCCCAAACAGACCCCGGAAAACTTTGCCCGCACCGTACAGGAGATCATCCAGCTGCAGCCCGATCGCCTGTCGGTGTTCAATTATGCCCATCTGCCGGAGCGCTTCATGCCCCAGCGGCGCATCGACAGCCAGGACCTGCCGAGCCCCGTGCAAAAGCTGGCCATGCTGCAAGGCACCATCGAACAGCTGACCGCCGCCGGTTACCGCTACATTGGCATGGACCACTTCGCCCTGCCCGACGACGACCTGGCGATCGCCCAGGAAGAGGCCACCCTGCAACGCAATTTCCAGGGCTACACCACCCATGGCCACTGCGACCTGATCGGCCTCGGCGTGTCGGCCATCAGCCAGATCGGCGACCTGTACTGCCAGAACAACAGCGATTTGAACCAGTACCAGAACACCCTGGCCGACGGCCAACTGGCGACCAGTCGCGGCCTGCTCTGCACCGCCGACGACCGCCTGCGGCGGGCGGTGATCCAGCAGTTGATCTGCCATTTCAACCTGGAATTCGCCGAGATCGAGCGAGCCTTCGACATCGATTTCGTCGAGTACTTCGCCTCGGTGTGGCCATCCCTGCAAGTCATGGCCGACGATGGCCTGATCGAGCTCGACAGCGAACACATCAGGGTCCTGCCCGCCGGGCGCCTGCTGGTGCGCTCGGTGTGCATGGTGTTCGACGCCTATCTGGAGCAGCAAAATCGCCAGCGCTTCTCCCGCGTGATCTGA
- the fnr gene encoding fumarate/nitrate reduction transcriptional regulator Fnr, with product MSEPVKLRAHNQAHCKDCSLAPLCLPLSLNLEDMDALDEIVKRGRPLKKGEFLFRQGDTFDSVYAVRSGALKTFNLSDSGEEQLTGFHLPSELVGLSGMDTESHPVSAQALETTSVCEIPFERLDELALQLPQLRRQLMRVMSREIRDDQQMMLLLSKKTADERIATFLVNLSARFRARGFSANQFRLSMSRNEIGNYLGLAVETVSRVFTRFQQNELIAAEGKEIHILDPIQLCALAGGSIDG from the coding sequence ATGTCCGAGCCCGTCAAATTGCGCGCACACAACCAGGCCCATTGCAAGGATTGCAGCCTGGCCCCTCTATGCCTGCCACTTTCTCTGAATCTGGAGGACATGGACGCGCTGGACGAAATCGTCAAGCGGGGCCGCCCCTTGAAGAAAGGTGAGTTCCTGTTCCGCCAGGGCGACACGTTCGACTCCGTGTACGCCGTGCGATCGGGCGCCTTGAAGACGTTCAACCTCAGTGACAGCGGCGAGGAGCAGCTCACCGGTTTCCACCTGCCCAGCGAGCTGGTGGGCCTGTCAGGCATGGACACCGAAAGCCATCCGGTCTCGGCCCAGGCGCTGGAAACCACCTCGGTCTGCGAGATTCCGTTCGAACGCCTCGACGAACTGGCGCTGCAACTGCCACAGCTGCGTCGCCAACTGATGCGGGTGATGAGCCGCGAGATCCGCGACGATCAGCAAATGATGCTGCTGCTCTCGAAAAAGACCGCCGACGAGCGCATCGCCACCTTCCTGGTCAACCTCTCCGCGCGCTTCCGTGCCCGGGGCTTCTCCGCCAACCAGTTCCGCCTGAGCATGTCGCGCAACGAAATCGGCAACTACCTGGGCCTGGCCGTGGAAACCGTGTCGCGGGTATTCACCCGCTTCCAGCAGAACGAACTGATCGCCGCCGAAGGCAAGGAAATCCACATCCTCGACCCGATCCAGCTCTGCGCCCTGGCCGGCGGCTCGATCGACGGCTGA
- a CDS encoding adenine phosphoribosyltransferase: MVFDSFDIKSLIRPVIDFPKPGVIFRDITPLFQSPTALRLVMDSFAHRYVEADFTHIGAMDARGFLIGSILAYQLNKPLVLFRKQGKLPADVLAEGYQTEYGEAFLEVHADSLCEGDSVVMFDDLIATGGTLIAAANLIRRMGAKVHEAAAIIDLPELLGSQRLEDMGIPTFCLTQFSLSEK; encoded by the coding sequence ATGGTCTTCGACTCCTTCGACATCAAATCCCTGATCCGCCCCGTAATCGATTTCCCCAAGCCCGGCGTGATCTTTCGCGACATCACCCCACTGTTCCAGTCCCCCACCGCCCTGCGGCTGGTCATGGACAGCTTCGCCCACCGCTATGTCGAAGCCGACTTCACCCACATCGGCGCGATGGATGCCCGGGGCTTCCTGATCGGCTCGATCCTGGCCTACCAGTTGAACAAGCCATTGGTGCTGTTTCGCAAGCAAGGCAAGCTGCCAGCCGATGTGCTGGCCGAGGGTTACCAGACCGAATACGGCGAAGCCTTCCTTGAAGTGCACGCCGACAGCCTGTGCGAGGGTGATTCGGTGGTGATGTTCGATGACCTGATCGCCACCGGCGGCACGCTGATCGCCGCCGCCAACCTGATCCGTCGCATGGGCGCCAAGGTCCATGAAGCCGCCGCGATCATCGACCTGCCGGAACTGCTCGGTTCCCAGCGCCTGGAAGACATGGGCATTCCCACCTTCTGCCTGACGCAGTTCTCCCTCAGCGAAAAATAA
- the recR gene encoding recombination mediator RecR, giving the protein MSFSPLIRQLIDALRTLPGVGQKTAQRMALQLLERDRSGGSRLAQALSQAMEGVGHCRQCRTLTEDDLCPQCADPRRDDSLLCVVEGPMDVYAVEQTGFRGRYFVLKGHLSPLDGLGPEAIGIPELMARIEEAGTFKEVILATNPTVEGEATAHYIAQLLSNKGLVASRIAHGVPLGGELELVDGGTLAHSFAGRKPIAL; this is encoded by the coding sequence ATGAGCTTCAGCCCTTTGATTCGCCAACTGATCGATGCCCTGCGAACCTTGCCGGGCGTGGGTCAGAAAACGGCCCAGCGCATGGCGTTGCAGTTGCTCGAGCGTGATCGCAGCGGCGGCTCACGCCTGGCCCAGGCCTTGAGCCAGGCCATGGAAGGGGTAGGGCATTGCCGCCAGTGCCGGACCCTCACCGAGGACGACCTGTGCCCCCAATGCGCCGACCCGCGGCGGGACGACAGCCTGTTGTGCGTCGTGGAAGGGCCGATGGACGTGTACGCGGTGGAGCAGACCGGGTTTCGTGGGCGTTATTTCGTGCTCAAGGGACATCTGTCGCCCCTCGACGGCCTGGGGCCGGAAGCCATCGGCATTCCTGAGCTGATGGCGCGCATCGAAGAGGCCGGCACCTTCAAGGAAGTGATCCTGGCCACCAACCCGACAGTGGAGGGCGAAGCCACCGCGCACTACATCGCCCAGCTGCTGAGCAACAAAGGCCTGGTCGCCTCACGCATCGCCCATGGCGTGCCGCTGGGTGGGGAGCTGGAGCTGGTGGACGGCGGGACGCTGGCGCATTCGTTTGCCGGTCGCAAGCCGATCGCGTTGTAA
- a CDS encoding NADP-dependent oxidoreductase, with the protein MSQASITNQRIVLASRPKGAPVPENFRIEQVTLPDLAEGQVLLKTLFLSLDPYMRGRMSDAPSYAAPVQIDEVMTGGAVSRVERSLHPKFQEGDLVVGVTGWQSHSISDGRNIIPIPSGLPSPSMALGVLGMPGMTAYMGLMDIGQPRAGETLVVAAASGAVGSVVGQVAKIKGLRVVGVAGGSEKCRYVVEELGFDACVDHKRADFAEELARTCDKGIDIYYENVGGKVFDAVVPLLNAKARIPLCGLIASYNDQQAPDGPDRLPLLQRTLLTKRVRMQGFIVFDDYGDRQPEFLSAMAPWVRDGKVRFREDVVDGLENAPQAFIGLLEGRNFGKLVVRVAQD; encoded by the coding sequence ATGTCACAGGCATCGATAACCAACCAGCGCATCGTTCTTGCTTCCCGTCCCAAGGGGGCGCCCGTCCCGGAGAATTTCCGCATCGAGCAGGTGACATTACCGGACCTGGCAGAAGGGCAGGTCCTGCTCAAGACACTGTTCCTGTCCCTGGACCCCTACATGCGCGGGCGAATGAGCGACGCACCGTCCTATGCCGCGCCCGTGCAGATCGATGAAGTGATGACCGGCGGGGCCGTCAGTCGCGTGGAGCGCTCCCTGCATCCGAAATTCCAGGAAGGCGACCTGGTGGTGGGGGTAACGGGCTGGCAGAGCCACAGCATCAGTGACGGCCGCAACATCATCCCCATTCCCTCCGGGCTGCCCAGCCCGTCGATGGCCCTGGGTGTGCTGGGCATGCCGGGCATGACCGCCTACATGGGGTTGATGGACATCGGCCAGCCCCGGGCCGGGGAAACCCTGGTCGTGGCGGCGGCCTCGGGCGCCGTCGGCTCGGTGGTCGGCCAGGTGGCGAAGATCAAGGGGCTGCGGGTGGTAGGCGTGGCCGGCGGCAGCGAGAAATGCAGATACGTGGTGGAGGAGCTGGGGTTCGATGCCTGCGTCGATCATAAACGCGCGGATTTTGCCGAGGAGCTGGCCCGGACCTGTGACAAGGGGATCGACATCTATTATGAAAATGTCGGCGGCAAGGTTTTCGATGCCGTGGTGCCACTGCTCAATGCCAAGGCGCGCATTCCACTCTGCGGGCTGATCGCTTCCTACAATGATCAACAGGCCCCGGACGGTCCCGACCGCCTGCCGCTCCTGCAGCGCACCTTGCTGACCAAGCGGGTGCGGATGCAAGGGTTTATCGTGTTCGACGACTACGGCGACCGGCAGCCGGAATTTCTCAGTGCCATGGCACCCTGGGTCCGGGACGGCAAGGTGAGGTTCCGCGAAGACGTGGTCGATGGCCTCGAGAACGCACCGCAGGCGTTTATCGGCCTGTTGGAGGGACGCAATTTCGGCAAGCTGGTAGTGCGGGTGGCACAGGATTGA
- a CDS encoding YbaB/EbfC family nucleoid-associated protein, translating to MMKGGMAGLMKQAQQMQEKMAKMQEELANAEVTGKSGGDMVTVVMTGRHDIKRVSIDPSVVEGLSEDDKEMLEALFAAAVNDAVRKIEANSQEKMSGMTAGMQLPPGMKLPF from the coding sequence ATGATGAAAGGTGGCATGGCCGGCCTGATGAAGCAGGCACAGCAGATGCAGGAAAAAATGGCCAAGATGCAGGAAGAGCTGGCCAACGCCGAAGTCACCGGCAAATCCGGCGGTGACATGGTGACCGTGGTCATGACCGGTCGCCACGACATCAAGCGCGTCAGCATCGATCCAAGCGTGGTCGAAGGCCTGAGCGAAGACGACAAGGAAATGCTTGAGGCCCTGTTCGCCGCCGCCGTCAACGACGCGGTGCGCAAGATCGAAGCCAACAGCCAGGAAAAGATGTCCGGCATGACCGCCGGCATGCAACTGCCACCGGGCATGAAGCTGCCGTTCTGA
- the dnaX gene encoding DNA polymerase III subunit gamma/tau, with product MSYQVLARKWRPRSFREMVGQTHVLKALINALDSQRLHHAYLFTGTRGVGKTTIARIIAKCLNCETGITSTPCGECSVCREIDEGRFVDLIEIDAASRTKVEDTRELLDNVQYAPSRGRFKVYLIDEVHMLSSHSFNALLKTLEEPPPYVKFILATTDPQKLPATILSRCLQFSLKNMTPERVVEHLTHVLGVENVPFEDDALWLLGRAADGSMRDAMSLTDQAIAFGEGKVMAADVRAMLGTLDHGQVYDVLHALIEGDAKALLEAVRHLAEQGPDWNGVLSEILNVLHRVAIAQALPEGVDNGHGDRDRVLALAQALPAEDVQFYYQMGLIGRRDLPLAPDPRGGFEMVLLRMLAFRPADTADAPRPVLKPVGISQATADSTRPVAAAPVVAPAVVSAPVTVAAIAQPAPTPVVAAAQPVPEPEPAPEPVAEAVIDLPWNDPVEPEIVQPPARQPVLDTTAQQPELPPLPMPTPDSVVPDAPEWVAAPMPEPTAAEVDLATPGTDLDDEPPLDEDYIEPDLDSAYSYLDDLASEHAREPTPEPEPEPAAMPATGLALQWLELFAKLPISGMTGSIAANCTLISVEGDHWLLHLDPAHSALFNATQQRRLNDALNQYHQRTLTLSIELIKPEQETPAQAAARRRADRQREAEESIHNDPFIQQMMQQFGAVVRHDTIEPVEAPVSQGS from the coding sequence ATGAGTTATCAGGTTCTTGCACGTAAATGGCGTCCGCGCTCGTTCCGCGAAATGGTCGGCCAGACCCATGTGCTCAAGGCTCTGATCAATGCCTTGGACAGCCAGCGGCTGCACCACGCCTACCTGTTCACGGGGACGCGGGGCGTGGGCAAGACCACCATTGCGCGGATCATCGCCAAGTGCCTGAACTGCGAAACCGGCATCACTTCCACGCCCTGTGGCGAATGTTCGGTCTGTCGCGAGATCGACGAGGGCCGTTTCGTCGACCTCATCGAGATCGACGCCGCCAGTCGCACCAAGGTCGAAGACACCCGCGAACTGCTCGACAACGTGCAGTACGCCCCGAGCCGTGGGCGCTTCAAGGTCTACCTGATCGACGAAGTGCACATGCTCTCCAGCCATTCCTTCAATGCGCTGCTCAAGACGCTTGAGGAGCCGCCGCCCTACGTCAAGTTCATCCTGGCGACCACCGACCCGCAGAAACTTCCCGCGACAATTTTGTCCCGTTGCCTGCAGTTCTCCCTCAAGAACATGACGCCGGAGCGGGTCGTCGAGCACCTCACCCATGTGCTGGGTGTCGAGAACGTGCCGTTCGAAGACGACGCGTTGTGGCTGCTGGGGCGCGCCGCCGACGGTTCGATGCGTGACGCCATGAGCCTCACCGACCAGGCCATTGCCTTTGGCGAAGGCAAGGTGATGGCCGCCGACGTGCGGGCCATGCTCGGTACCCTGGACCATGGCCAGGTCTATGACGTGTTGCATGCGCTGATCGAAGGCGACGCGAAGGCGTTGCTCGAAGCCGTGCGTCACCTGGCCGAGCAAGGCCCGGACTGGAATGGCGTGCTGTCGGAAATCCTCAACGTATTGCACCGTGTCGCCATCGCCCAGGCCTTGCCTGAAGGTGTCGACAATGGCCATGGCGACCGTGATCGGGTATTGGCCCTGGCCCAGGCCTTGCCAGCCGAAGACGTGCAGTTCTATTACCAGATGGGCCTCATCGGCCGTCGCGACCTGCCTTTGGCGCCGGATCCGCGAGGCGGCTTCGAAATGGTGCTGTTGCGGATGCTGGCGTTCCGGCCCGCCGATACGGCGGACGCGCCGAGGCCGGTGCTAAAGCCAGTGGGGATCAGCCAGGCCACAGCTGATTCCACCAGGCCAGTGGCTGCCGCGCCTGTTGTTGCGCCGGCAGTGGTTTCTGCCCCGGTTACGGTAGCAGCCATTGCGCAACCGGCCCCGACACCTGTTGTCGCGGCTGCGCAGCCTGTGCCCGAACCAGAGCCAGCTCCCGAACCGGTTGCCGAAGCAGTCATCGACCTGCCCTGGAACGATCCGGTGGAGCCTGAGATCGTCCAGCCGCCTGCCCGGCAGCCTGTGCTGGATACCACAGCCCAGCAGCCCGAGCTGCCGCCGCTCCCCATGCCGACCCCGGACAGTGTGGTGCCCGACGCCCCCGAGTGGGTCGCGGCCCCCATGCCGGAGCCGACGGCGGCCGAGGTCGATCTCGCCACCCCTGGCACTGACCTGGACGACGAGCCTCCGCTGGATGAAGACTACATCGAGCCGGACCTGGACTCGGCCTACAGCTATCTGGACGACCTGGCCAGCGAGCATGCCCGCGAGCCGACGCCCGAACCCGAGCCGGAACCTGCCGCGATGCCGGCCACCGGGCTGGCCCTGCAATGGCTGGAGCTGTTTGCGAAACTGCCGATTTCCGGCATGACCGGCAGTATCGCCGCCAACTGCACGCTGATTTCCGTGGAAGGCGACCATTGGCTGCTGCACCTGGATCCGGCCCACAGTGCGCTGTTCAACGCGACCCAGCAGCGTCGCCTCAACGATGCGCTGAACCAGTATCATCAGCGCACCCTGACCCTGAGCATCGAGCTGATCAAGCCCGAGCAGGAAACCCCGGCCCAGGCGGCGGCACGACGCCGTGCCGACCGTCAGCGCGAGGCCGAGGAGTCGATCCACAACGATCCGTTCATCCAGCAGATGATGCAACAGTTCGGCGCCGTGGTCCGTCACGATACTATCGAACCTGTCGAGGCCCCGGTCAGCCAGGGCTCATAA